One Myripristis murdjan chromosome 18, fMyrMur1.1, whole genome shotgun sequence DNA window includes the following coding sequences:
- the psmb6 gene encoding proteasome subunit beta type-6, with amino-acid sequence MAAAATMMPFGQQISSKSDLVPDWTGKEVSTGTTIMAVEYDGGVVIGADSRTTTGAYIANRVTDKLTPIHDRIFCCRSGSAADTQAIADVVTYQLGFHSIELDEPPLVETAANLFRSSCYRYREELTAGIIVAGWDRRKGGQVYSVPIGGMLVRQPVSIGGSGSTYIYGFMDSNYKPGLSRDQCLELTAAALSLAMERDGSSGGVVRLAAISEDGVERRCILGNQLPKFSTH; translated from the exons ATGGCGGCGGCAGCAACAATGATGCCGTTCGGGCAGCAGATCTCCTCCAAAAGCGACCTGGTCCCGGACTGGACCGGCAAGGAAGTCAGCACCGGG accACCATCATGGCGGTGGAGTATGATGGCGGCGTGGTGATCGGTGCTGACTCTCGCACCACCACAGG ggcgTACATCGCCAACAGAGTGACAGACAAGTTGACTCCCATCCACGACCGCATCTTCTGCTGCAG gtctggATCTGCTGCAGACACCCAGGCCATCGCTGACGTGGTCACCTACCAGCTGGGCTTccacag CATCGAGCTGGATGAGCCCCCCCTGGTGGAGACAGCAGCCAACCTGTTCCGTTCGAGCTGCTACAGGTACAGAGAGGAGCTGACGGCCGGCATCATCGTGGCCGGATGGGACCGCAGGAAGGGCGGCcag GTGTACTCGGTGCCGATCGGCGGCATGCTGGTTCGTCAGCCCGTCTCCATCGGCGGCAGCGGCAGCACCTACATCTACGGCTTCATGGACTCCAACTACAAACCTGGACTGAGCCGGGACCAGTGCCTGGAGCTCACCGCCGCAG ccctGTCTCTGGCCATGGAGAGAGACGGCTCCAGCGGCGGCGTGGTGAGACTGGCGGCCATCTCAGAGGACGGCGTGGAGCGCCGCTGCATTCTGGGAAACCAGCTGCCCAAGTTCTCCACACActga
- the trappc1 gene encoding trafficking protein particle complex subunit 1, producing the protein MTVHNLYIFDRNGTCLYYNEWNRKKQAGISKEEEFKLMYGMLFSIRSFVSKMSPLDMKDGFLSFQTSRYRLHYYETPTGLKFVLNTDLSVGSARDTLQHIYSNLYVELLVKNPVCVLGQSLESELFSSRLDAFIRGLPYYSPRAA; encoded by the exons atgACGGTCCACAACCTGTACATATTTGACCGGAACGGCACCTGCCTCTACTACAACGAGTGGAACAGGAAGAAGCAGGCTGGCATCTCCAAGgaggag GAGTTCAAGCTGATGTACGGCATGTTGTTCTCCATCCGCTCCTTCGTCAGCAAGATGTCTCCTCTGGACAT GAAGGACGGCTTCCTGTCGTTCCAGACCAGCAGGTACAGGCTTCACTACTACGAGACGCCGACGGGCCTCAAGTTCGTCCTGAACACAGACCTGTCTGTCGGCAGCGCCAGAGACACCCTGCAGCACATCTACAGCAAC CTGTACGTGGAGCTGCTGGTCAAGAACCCGGTGTGTGTCCTGGGACAGAGCCTGGAGAGCGAGCTGTTCAGCAGCCGGCTGGACGCCTTCATCAGAGGCCTGCCCTACTACAGCCCACGGGccgcctga